Below is a window of Stygiolobus azoricus DNA.
TAGCTTTTCACTACGTGAGAATAGGTGGTATACTATCAGCTATAACGTTCTGGTCAGCAGTTTGGCTTATGATACCTAAGAGGTTTGGTGTGGAGAGAGATTAAAAAAGGTAGGACCTATTGGATTTCTGCATCCATTTATATGGCATTTCATGTACTTCTTTACGGAACATTTTACGAAGCATTATTTGGCGGATTTGCCATATGTGGCTGTTTATTTCGGAGCAGCTGTTCCCCCATTTTGTCGAGTATGAGACTGAGGCTATAGGCTTCACTTTTTACCTTTACGGTTTCGTATCTGATGCTATTCTTATACGATCTTTTAGGTTTAATCCTCTCCTTACTACTAGGAGCCAATGTTGAAAGAGTATTGGAGTTATGGAAAACTGTAAAGGCCATGAAGAAAAGTATAACACTTGTAGTCTTACCTACAGTTGGAATAATTTCTGGCACATCTTGTTGTCTCTCCTTACCTACTTTGATAATTGCTGCTGGAATAGGGGCCGTATTTTCAGTTTTACCGATTCTTGCTTCCCCGGTCTATTATATCCTACCGTTAGGCTCCGTAGCTCTCCTTACGGTTAACTTGAGGGATCTGAATAGAGTGTTGAAGTGTAGATTGAATAGAAACTGGGAAATAAAAAGTGAGACCAAGAGATAGTTTAAGGTAAAGAGCTTTGGGACTTGTTAAAACTTTATTTACCATAAGCATATAATATGTGGTGTGCGGGGGTGCCCGAGCAAGGTCAAAGGGGTCGGGCTCAGGACCCCATAAGTGAGATCCCCGATGGCGTAGGCCTGCGTGGGTTCAAGTCCCACCCCCCGCATTATTAAAAGTATGGCATATATTGCACATTTTATTTTATCTCTTCTCTGTCTCTTATTCACTGGAAATTTAACTTAGGCTGTCATTAGGTTACTCATACCCTTTATTTTTCCGAATAGCTCACTACTCACGCTTTATATTAAGGGCAGAGGACTAAAACAATAACGGAGCATTGTGATTAGTTAATACTCTTCTCTCATAAACCTTCAGTTACACTCCTACACGTAAATTTGTTCTAAATTAAACTTTTTAGTCCCGAAAAGACTCGATAAAGCATGGTTGAGAGATCTTTTTTATTTCTCTTCATATCGAGGGTCGCTAGGAGTATTGCACTGGTGTACGTCAGTCTTTCTATTCCTCTTTACCTTTCATTACTCGGGCTTTCCGTAATCAACGTCGGATTAATAGTGTTTGGAGTGATCGCTTTCTATTCTCTTCTCTCGCTGGGTTTAGGCTTATTAGGGGACAGATACGGGTATAAAAAGTCGCTAATAATAGGTGACATACTCCCCTTATTCGGCATAACCGCACTTAGCTTTACCTCCAACATAAACCTCATCATACCACTCTTGATCATCACCGGTATAGGCGGAGGGGCTAGTGGTGGTCTAAGAGGTGTCTGGTCCCCCGGGCTATCCGCATTAGTAGCTTCAAATTGGAGGGACGAAAAAGAAAGGGTCAAAAAACTAGGTTACTTAAGTTCTGGTGCGAGTAGTGCGAGTGTCATAGGTAGTTTATTGCTGTCTCTCCAATCCCTTATTCACAAACCTCCATTAGAAGAGTACAGAATGCTCTTCGCTATAGCTGCAATACTAATGGCGATTTCAGTAATAAGTATTCTCTTTGTTGAGGAAGCCAAAAGACCCAAAAAGACCACCAAGATCATGGGAAAGAAGAGCTTCTCTTACATTTTACGGGTTATAGCGTCAAACACGGTAAACGGAGCAGGGATAGGGTTAGCCATCCCCTTGCTTCCTCTATGGTTCAAGTTGGCTTATCATGTTACGGAATCTCAGATCGGTCTGGTTTTTACAATCTCGTATCTACTAACCTCCTTAGGCTCTGCCCTAGCCTCAAAAGTGAGGGGAAACACACTATTTATAGCCTCAATAACGAGGTTACTGAACGGCGTATTCCTCATAGCAATGGCTCTATCACCTTCTTTCACCATG
It encodes the following:
- a CDS encoding MFS transporter; this translates as MVERSFLFLFISRVARSIALVYVSLSIPLYLSLLGLSVINVGLIVFGVIAFYSLLSLGLGLLGDRYGYKKSLIIGDILPLFGITALSFTSNINLIIPLLIITGIGGGASGGLRGVWSPGLSALVASNWRDEKERVKKLGYLSSGASSASVIGSLLLSLQSLIHKPPLEEYRMLFAIAAILMAISVISILFVEEAKRPKKTTKIMGKKSFSYILRVIASNTVNGAGIGLAIPLLPLWFKLAYHVTESQIGLVFTISYLLTSLGSALASKVRGNTLFIASITRLLNGVFLIAMALSPSFTMAAAFYSLRGFNAGIGAPNRTAVNVRGISAEDYGAATSIQGISTRVAQLSSGASGYLMDVWLPLPEIAGGILQVAGGYIYYSLLSRVKSE